In Chthoniobacterales bacterium, the sequence GTAATCGCCTCCATTCGTTGACCAACTGCAAGGCCTTCGGCGGAAGATGTCCCTCGTGAATGCGACCAGTATGAATTTCAATCAAGGCTTCATGCCCGCCGTAAATCGCATGAAAGTGTTCCTGAGGGTGCTCGCGGTAGTAGAACCGGATGACGATTCCGTAAAACCGGCTGACCTCAAGCATGGACCGGTTGTCGGGCGTTCAGCTCAACAACCTCAAGGTAAGCGGCATCCGGGCAAATCTCTATATCTTCGCTCCAAGCGATCTGCCCATGATCACCGATATGCACACCGGCAAAAACCTGCGGATCCGCAAGAGGCGCAAAGACCCCGCGACCAACAGAGCAGGACATATCGATCACACCCTCCAAACCGTCTGAAAAGACCACCGAGATCTTGCCGCCAGGCAGCGACGATACTCGAACAGGGCGTTTCATGCGTCCAAAATACCATTGCAAAACATGTGGTCAAGCGGAGCGGAGAAGTTCACCCGGCACATCGGCCCAACGAACTTCGCGCGCGACGACGCGCAACTCCTCCGCAGTGAGTCGCTGACCACCCATGGCCAGAATCCACTCGTCGGTTTCCTCAACAGAAGCTGTGGCCGGATCCAAAACAGGCACTTAGGCAGATGCCGTTCTCTCAGTTGGCAAAGTATTCGGCGATGATGCCCTCATTGTATGCAGGCAAGCTGCCGCCCTTGGTCGCGGCGGAGGGCTCCGCAGGACCAGGCTTAATCAAGTTGTGGGCTTCCGACATTTCGTGCTGAGCACTTTTCCGCGTCGGGTCGGAAAAGCGTGAAAATCTCTCCCTAAAGTTTCAAAAAGCGCATGATCCAAGGCAGAACTTTTTGTCCCTTATCGAGCCAGTATTCGAGGCGCTCGATACGCTCCGCGGGTGTTTGCCGCTCGGGAGCGGGAAGGTCGATCATCATCGTCTTCATGCGCTCGATGCGTTCCTGTGCGGTTTGCATTCGGGGTAGGAGTTCGTCTTCGATGAACGAGGTGGCGAATCGGCTGAGTTCGCCGCTCGCCACATAGTAATCCTTGCGTGCGCCCGGTTGGTAGGTCACCCGAACGGCACCGAATTCGCGCAGCAATTTGAGCCCTTGACTGGCGGCGCCGAGGCTGATTCCCAGCCGGGCCATGATGTCATCCATCGCCAAGGGT encodes:
- a CDS encoding DUF4160 domain-containing protein; protein product: MLEVSRFYGIVIRFYYREHPQEHFHAIYGGHEALIEIHTGRIHEGHLPPKALQLVNEWRRLHLEELIETWHRSREELPLKSIEPLE
- a CDS encoding DUF2442 domain-containing protein, which encodes MKRPVRVSSLPGGKISVVFSDGLEGVIDMSCSVGRGVFAPLADPQVFAGVHIGDHGQIAWSEDIEICPDAAYLEVVELNARQPVHA